Proteins encoded by one window of Marixanthomonas sp. SCSIO 43207:
- a CDS encoding SusC/RagA family TonB-linked outer membrane protein, producing the protein MKTKFSGFLTLLLALVVQLSFAQQKTISGNVTDNSGLPLPGVNIIVKGTNTGTQSDFDGNYSISASVGQTLTFSYVGFETQEIAVGASNSINVTMKAGSQLDEVVITTYGGNVSQRDLATSVSSPDIETVQGITSSNVASALQGTTSGTQIKTLSGAPGGEVSIRIRGSSTINGNSNPLFVIDGIPMFSGVTVSNSFGGQQNSALSNLNPADIESIQILKDAAATAIYGQRGSNGVVEIITKKGREGKLKININNSVGFQNAINEYEKMNYGEWLKYRDTYAQNSGAESGSFSASDADMPELLGASNQVLEAFYRSQADVGDSYLDALYVDDAVVIENNVSVSGGSEKTKFYLSASRFKQDGTILTQDFERKNVRLNVTQEITDDLTFDGGVGITDEVQNIIVNDNNIFGVLSTGILERPGLDLRDENGEFTPYTQFTFSNPLQNAISDFGRGRTFRVIGNGALNYNVTDNLSANVKFGLDQSEFRQRIYNPKETAQGNFGIADAENPGISDERHTTNRIWLVRPSMNYNNTWGDVKMRLYLGGEYERRTTRFVAAISEGFANSDLTYVSQGLTPITTASSFSEERRTALISTLGFTLWDKLILEGSIRRDDNSKFDKSFRTAYFPGAAIAYTVSNEGWFENNIVNYLKLRGSYGITGNDSPFGRYNAPVAAQGQYADVVTSFLTIGSATARWEETEQFDGGFNARFFDSRITLNYSYYVKRTYDNSLVFNDPTAPSQGARNAVQNLAAVENKGHEIDLGITVFDTEDFSWTNNFNLSTLDNEVTFLPKDALGETAPLDLGFVSRVDEGEPLGFFYVLEADGLYQNLSEIPQELQDQGVAPGDVKYIDQNGDGIINDDDRINGGDPFADYTINWSGNVRYKNFDLSFLWNLSEGNDLFNNNLSFAGISGNPAFGKFKNQLDWWTPNNTDTNIPRPNQQTATYNNQESTRFVEDGSYIKLRNVTLGYTLPEIKGFDKVRVYVSGDNLALITDYSGVDPEVNTFGNTNASQGTDFLTQGNSKVWKLGVNLSF; encoded by the coding sequence ATGAAAACAAAGTTTAGTGGATTTTTAACGCTTTTACTGGCGTTAGTAGTGCAACTTTCGTTTGCACAACAAAAAACAATCTCTGGTAATGTTACTGATAATTCAGGACTACCTTTACCTGGGGTTAACATTATAGTTAAAGGTACAAATACAGGTACACAATCTGATTTTGATGGAAATTATTCAATTTCAGCATCTGTAGGACAGACATTAACTTTTAGTTATGTAGGATTTGAAACTCAAGAGATAGCTGTTGGCGCTTCTAATTCTATAAATGTAACAATGAAAGCAGGATCTCAATTAGATGAAGTAGTTATAACTACTTATGGAGGGAACGTTTCGCAAAGAGATTTAGCTACTAGTGTTTCTAGTCCAGACATTGAAACAGTTCAAGGGATTACCTCTTCAAACGTAGCAAGTGCACTTCAAGGTACTACTTCTGGAACACAAATTAAAACTCTTTCTGGAGCACCAGGTGGTGAAGTTTCTATCCGTATTCGTGGTTCATCTACGATTAATGGTAACAGTAACCCACTTTTTGTTATTGATGGTATACCAATGTTCTCTGGTGTTACAGTATCAAATAGTTTTGGAGGGCAGCAAAACAGTGCTCTTTCAAACTTAAACCCAGCTGATATTGAGTCTATTCAAATCTTAAAAGATGCAGCTGCAACAGCTATTTATGGACAAAGAGGTTCTAATGGTGTTGTTGAAATCATTACTAAGAAAGGGCGTGAGGGTAAATTGAAAATTAACATTAACAATAGTGTAGGTTTTCAAAACGCAATCAATGAATATGAAAAAATGAACTATGGTGAGTGGTTAAAATACCGTGATACATATGCTCAAAACTCTGGAGCTGAGTCAGGTAGTTTCTCTGCAAGTGATGCAGACATGCCAGAACTTTTAGGTGCTTCAAACCAAGTATTAGAAGCATTTTATCGTTCACAAGCAGATGTTGGTGACTCATACCTAGATGCATTATATGTTGATGATGCAGTTGTAATTGAAAACAACGTTTCTGTGAGTGGTGGATCTGAAAAGACTAAATTTTACTTAAGTGCATCTAGATTTAAGCAAGATGGTACTATACTTACTCAAGATTTCGAAAGAAAGAATGTTCGATTGAACGTAACTCAAGAAATTACAGATGATTTAACCTTTGATGGTGGTGTAGGTATAACTGATGAGGTTCAAAACATTATTGTAAATGATAACAACATTTTTGGTGTTTTATCAACAGGTATATTAGAAAGACCTGGTTTAGACTTAAGAGATGAAAATGGTGAGTTTACTCCTTACACTCAGTTTACATTTTCAAATCCACTTCAAAATGCGATTTCTGATTTTGGTAGAGGTAGAACTTTCCGTGTAATTGGAAACGGTGCGTTAAATTATAACGTAACAGATAATTTATCTGCCAACGTTAAATTTGGTTTAGACCAATCAGAATTTAGACAACGTATTTACAATCCTAAAGAAACTGCACAAGGTAACTTTGGAATTGCTGATGCTGAAAACCCTGGTATCTCTGATGAGAGACACACTACAAATAGAATTTGGTTAGTAAGACCATCTATGAATTATAACAACACTTGGGGTGATGTAAAAATGAGACTTTACTTAGGTGGGGAATATGAAAGAAGAACTACAAGGTTTGTAGCTGCTATTTCAGAAGGTTTTGCAAATAGTGACTTAACATATGTAAGCCAAGGTTTAACTCCTATTACAACAGCATCTTCTTTTTCTGAAGAGCGTCGAACTGCTTTAATTAGTACACTTGGTTTCACATTATGGGACAAGTTAATTCTAGAAGGATCGATAAGACGTGATGATAACTCTAAGTTTGACAAGTCATTTAGAACTGCTTATTTCCCAGGAGCTGCTATTGCCTATACAGTATCTAACGAAGGGTGGTTTGAGAACAATATTGTTAATTATTTAAAACTGCGTGGATCTTATGGTATTACAGGTAATGATAGTCCATTTGGAAGATACAATGCTCCAGTAGCAGCGCAAGGTCAATATGCAGATGTTGTAACATCATTTTTAACTATCGGTTCTGCAACTGCTAGATGGGAAGAAACAGAGCAATTTGACGGTGGATTTAACGCACGTTTCTTTGACAGTAGAATTACATTAAACTATTCTTACTACGTAAAAAGAACCTATGACAACTCATTAGTGTTTAATGACCCAACTGCACCAAGTCAGGGAGCTAGAAATGCAGTACAAAACTTAGCAGCTGTTGAGAATAAAGGTCACGAAATTGACTTAGGAATTACTGTTTTTGACACAGAAGATTTTTCATGGACCAATAACTTTAACTTAAGTACATTAGATAACGAAGTAACTTTCTTACCAAAAGATGCTCTTGGAGAAACAGCTCCTCTTGACTTAGGTTTTGTAAGCCGTGTTGACGAAGGAGAACCATTAGGTTTCTTCTATGTACTTGAAGCTGATGGTCTTTATCAAAATCTTAGTGAAATTCCTCAAGAATTACAAGATCAAGGTGTTGCCCCTGGTGACGTAAAGTATATTGACCAAAACGGTGATGGTATCATAAACGATGATGATAGAATTAACGGTGGTGATCCATTTGCAGATTACACTATTAACTGGTCTGGAAACGTCCGTTATAAGAATTTTGACTTAAGCTTCTTATGGAACCTTTCTGAAGGAAACGACTTGTTTAACAATAACCTTTCGTTTGCAGGAATATCTGGTAACCCAGCTTTTGGTAAGTTCAAAAACCAGTTAGACTGGTGGACACCAAACAACACAGACACTAATATTCCTCGACCAAACCAACAAACAGCAACATACAACAACCAAGAATCAACTAGATTTGTTGAAGACGGTTCTTATATTAAGTTGAGAAATGTAACTTTAGGATATACTTTACCAGAAATTAAAGGTTTTGATAAAGTAAGAGTATATGTATCTGGTGACAACTTAGCACTAATTACAGATTATTCAGGTGTTGACCCTGAGGTTAATACATTTGGTAACACAAATGCTTCTCAAGGAACTGATTTCCTTACACAAGGAAACAGCAAAGTATGGAAACTTGGTGTAAACTTATCATTTTAA
- the rpsL gene encoding 30S ribosomal protein S12, protein MPTISQLVRKGRAKITKKSKSAALDSCPQRRGVCTRVYTTTPKKPNSAMRKVARVRLTNGKEVNAYIPGEGHNLQEHSIVLVRGGRVKDLPGVRYHIVRGALDTAGVEGRTQRRSKYGAKRPKK, encoded by the coding sequence ATGCCAACAATTTCACAATTAGTACGAAAAGGAAGAGCCAAAATAACCAAGAAGAGTAAATCGGCTGCTTTGGATTCGTGTCCTCAAAGAAGAGGGGTTTGTACGCGTGTTTATACTACTACGCCAAAAAAACCTAACTCTGCTATGCGTAAAGTAGCAAGGGTAAGGTTGACTAACGGTAAAGAGGTAAACGCATACATCCCAGGAGAAGGTCACAATTTACAAGAGCACTCGATAGTATTGGTTAGAGGTGGAAGGGTAAAAGATTTACCGGGAGTTAGATATCATATCGTTCGTGGAGCTTTAGACACCGCTGGTGTTGAAGGTCGTACGCAGCGTAGATCTAAGTACGGAGCAAAACGCCCTAAGAAGTAA
- the rpsG gene encoding 30S ribosomal protein S7 yields the protein MRKRQAKKRPLLPDPRFNDQLVTRFVNNMMWDGKKSVAFKVFYDAIDIVEEKKTDDEKTGLELWKDALSNVMPHVEVRSRRVGGATFQIPMQIRADRKISTAMKWLILFARKRNEKSMPQKLAAEILAAAKEEGAAVKKRTDTHKMAEANKAFSHFRF from the coding sequence ATGAGAAAAAGACAGGCCAAAAAAAGACCACTTTTACCAGATCCAAGGTTTAACGATCAGTTGGTAACACGTTTTGTGAATAACATGATGTGGGATGGTAAAAAGTCGGTGGCTTTTAAAGTTTTTTACGATGCTATTGATATCGTAGAAGAAAAGAAAACAGACGACGAAAAAACAGGTTTAGAGCTTTGGAAAGATGCTTTGTCTAACGTTATGCCACACGTAGAGGTGCGTAGCCGAAGAGTAGGAGGAGCAACTTTTCAAATTCCTATGCAAATACGTGCAGACCGTAAAATATCAACTGCAATGAAGTGGTTGATTCTTTTTGCGCGAAAAAGAAACGAAAAGTCAATGCCGCAAAAATTAGCAGCGGAGATATTGGCAGCTGCAAAAGAAGAAGGTGCGGCGGTTAAAAAGCGTACCGACACGCATAAAATGGCCGAAGCAAATAAAGCATTCTCACATTTCAGATTCTAA
- the fusA gene encoding elongation factor G has product MAQRDLKFTRNIGIAAHIDAGKTTTTERVLFYTGKTHKIGEVHDGASTMDWMEQEAERGITITSAATTCTWKFPMENAKPLPETKDYHFNIIDTPGHVDFTVEVNRSLRVLDGLVFLFSAVDGVEPQSETNWRLADNYKVPRIGFVNKMDRQGSNFIGVCQQVKDMLKSNAVPIVLNIGDEADFKGIIDLVKNRAIVWHDETQGATFDVVDIPEDMKEEARKYRALLIEEVATYDEELLEKFMEDEDSITEEEVHAALRAAVMDMAIIPMICGSAFKNKGVQFLLDAVCRYLPSPVDKEGIVGINPDTQKEEVRKPDVTAPFAALAFKIATDPFVGRLAFFRAYSGRLDAGSYVLNNRSQKKERISRIYQMHSNKQNALEYIEAGDIGAAVGFKDIKTGDTLSDEKHPIILESMDFPDPVIGIAVEPKTKADVDKLGMALAKLAEEDPTFQVRTDEASGQTVISGMGELHLDIIVDRLKREFKVEVSQGQPQVEYKEAVTRKAEHRETYKKQSGGRGKFADIVFTLEPAEEGKDGLEFVSEIKGGNVPKEFIPSVEKGFKMAMQNGPLAGYEVEAMKVTLTDGSYHDVDSDQLSFELAAKLGFKNAAKAAKAVIMEPIMKLEVLTPEENMGDIVGDLNRRRGQVNSMGDRAGAKVVKAEVPLSEMFGYVTTLRTLSSGRATSTMEFSHYAETPSNIAEEVIAAAKGTANV; this is encoded by the coding sequence ATGGCACAAAGAGATTTAAAATTTACAAGAAATATTGGAATTGCAGCACACATTGATGCTGGTAAAACAACCACTACAGAGCGTGTTTTATTCTATACGGGTAAAACTCACAAAATAGGGGAGGTGCACGATGGTGCTTCTACTATGGACTGGATGGAGCAAGAAGCTGAAAGAGGTATTACAATTACTTCTGCAGCTACAACTTGTACCTGGAAGTTCCCTATGGAGAATGCAAAACCACTACCTGAAACTAAAGATTATCACTTTAATATCATTGATACTCCTGGTCACGTTGACTTTACTGTAGAGGTAAACCGTTCACTTCGTGTATTAGATGGTTTGGTTTTCTTATTTAGTGCGGTAGATGGAGTAGAGCCGCAGTCTGAAACTAACTGGAGACTTGCAGATAACTATAAAGTACCTCGTATTGGTTTCGTTAACAAGATGGACCGTCAAGGATCAAACTTTATTGGTGTTTGTCAACAAGTAAAAGATATGTTGAAGTCTAATGCTGTGCCAATTGTATTAAATATTGGTGATGAAGCAGACTTCAAAGGAATTATTGACCTTGTTAAAAACCGTGCTATTGTATGGCATGATGAAACGCAAGGGGCTACATTTGATGTAGTTGATATTCCTGAAGATATGAAAGAAGAAGCTCGTAAGTATAGAGCGCTTCTTATTGAAGAGGTAGCAACCTATGATGAAGAACTTCTTGAGAAGTTTATGGAAGATGAAGATTCTATCACAGAAGAAGAAGTTCATGCTGCATTAAGAGCTGCTGTTATGGATATGGCAATTATCCCAATGATTTGTGGGTCTGCCTTTAAAAATAAAGGAGTTCAGTTTTTATTAGATGCTGTATGTCGTTATTTACCATCACCGGTAGATAAAGAAGGTATCGTAGGTATCAACCCTGATACTCAAAAAGAAGAAGTTCGTAAACCTGACGTAACAGCACCATTTGCTGCGTTAGCATTTAAAATTGCTACAGATCCTTTTGTAGGGCGTTTAGCATTCTTCCGTGCATATTCAGGAAGATTAGATGCAGGGTCTTACGTTTTAAATAACCGTTCACAAAAGAAAGAGCGTATCTCTCGTATCTATCAAATGCACTCAAACAAGCAGAATGCACTTGAGTACATTGAAGCTGGAGATATTGGTGCGGCAGTTGGTTTTAAAGACATTAAAACTGGTGATACCCTTTCTGACGAAAAGCACCCAATTATACTAGAATCTATGGATTTCCCTGATCCTGTAATTGGTATCGCTGTTGAGCCTAAAACTAAGGCAGATGTTGATAAATTAGGTATGGCATTGGCTAAGTTGGCAGAAGAAGATCCAACTTTCCAGGTTCGTACAGATGAAGCTTCAGGACAAACAGTAATTTCTGGAATGGGTGAGCTTCACTTAGATATTATTGTAGATCGTTTAAAGCGTGAATTCAAAGTTGAAGTAAGTCAAGGTCAACCACAAGTTGAGTACAAAGAAGCAGTTACTAGAAAAGCTGAGCACAGAGAGACGTATAAAAAGCAATCTGGTGGTCGTGGTAAATTTGCTGATATTGTATTTACACTTGAGCCTGCTGAAGAAGGTAAAGATGGATTGGAATTTGTTTCTGAAATTAAAGGAGGAAACGTTCCTAAAGAATTTATCCCATCGGTAGAAAAAGGATTTAAGATGGCTATGCAGAATGGACCTTTAGCCGGGTATGAAGTTGAAGCAATGAAAGTGACGCTTACTGATGGTTCGTATCACGATGTGGATTCTGACCAGCTATCATTTGAGCTTGCAGCAAAATTAGGATTTAAAAATGCTGCAAAAGCTGCAAAAGCTGTAATTATGGAGCCAATAATGAAGCTGGAAGTATTAACTCCAGAAGAAAATATGGGTGATATAGTTGGAGATCTTAACCGTCGTAGAGGACAAGTAAACAGTATGGGAGACCGTGCGGGTGCAAAAGTTGTAAAAGCTGAAGTGCCACTTTCAGAAATGTTTGGTTATGTAACCACATTAAGAACATTGTCTTCAGGACGTGCAACTTCTACAATGGAATTTTCACATTACGCTGAAACTCCTTCAAATATTGCTGAAGAAGTTATTGCAGCAGCAAAAGGAACCGCTAACGTATAA
- the rpsJ gene encoding 30S ribosomal protein S10 → MSQKIRIKLKSYDHNLVDKSAEKIVKTVKSTGAVVTGPIPLPTHKKIFTVLRSPHVNKKSREQFQLSSYKRLMDIYSSSSKTIDALMKLELPSGVEVEIKV, encoded by the coding sequence ATGAGTCAAAAAATCAGAATAAAGCTAAAATCTTACGATCATAATTTAGTGGATAAATCTGCTGAAAAAATCGTAAAGACAGTAAAAAGCACAGGTGCAGTAGTAACAGGTCCAATCCCGTTACCAACTCACAAAAAGATATTTACCGTTCTACGTTCACCACACGTTAACAAGAAGAGTAGAGAGCAATTCCAGTTAAGTTCATATAAGAGACTTATGGATATCTACAGTTCTTCTTCAAAAACAATTGACGCTCTTATGAAACTAGAGTTGCCAAGTGGTGTAGAAGTAGAGATTAAAGTGTAA
- the rplC gene encoding 50S ribosomal protein L3: MSGLIGKKIGMTSLFDENGKNIPCTVIEAGPCIVTQVRTKEVDGYRALQLGFDDKKTANKAAEGHAKKAGTVAKRRVVEFQGFEDDFKLGDSVTVEHFAEGEFVDVSGTSKGKGFQGVVKRHGFGGVGQATHGQHNRLRAPGSIGAASYPARVFKGMRMGGQMGSEKVKVQNLKVLKVVPEKNLLVVKGCVPGHKNAYVTIQK, from the coding sequence ATGTCTGGGTTAATTGGAAAAAAGATAGGGATGACCAGCCTTTTTGACGAGAACGGAAAAAATATTCCGTGTACCGTTATAGAAGCAGGCCCCTGTATTGTTACCCAAGTCAGAACCAAAGAGGTTGACGGGTACAGAGCTCTTCAACTTGGTTTCGATGACAAAAAGACTGCTAACAAAGCTGCTGAAGGCCACGCCAAAAAAGCAGGAACTGTTGCTAAGCGTCGCGTCGTTGAATTCCAAGGATTTGAAGATGATTTTAAATTAGGTGACAGTGTCACTGTAGAGCACTTTGCTGAAGGCGAGTTCGTTGATGTTTCAGGAACAAGTAAAGGTAAAGGATTTCAAGGAGTTGTAAAGCGTCACGGTTTTGGTGGTGTAGGTCAAGCTACTCACGGTCAACATAACCGTTTAAGAGCTCCTGGATCAATTGGTGCAGCATCATATCCTGCGAGAGTATTCAAAGGAATGCGTATGGGCGGCCAAATGGGAAGTGAAAAAGTGAAAGTACAAAACTTAAAAGTGTTGAAGGTAGTTCCTGAAAAGAACCTACTTGTAGTGAAAGGCTGTGTGCCAGGTCACAAAAACGCTTATGTAACGATTCAGAAATAA
- the rplD gene encoding 50S ribosomal protein L4: MKVAVLDKTGKDTGRKVELSKDVFGIEPNDHAVYLDVKQYLANQRQGTHKAKERAEIVGSTRKIKKQKGTGTARAGSIKSPIFKGGGRVFGPRPRSYSFKLNKSLKRLARKSALTMKANNKSIVVLEDLQMDAPKTKDFTAVLKSLGLENKKSLFVLGESNNNVYLSSRNLKGTEVVSNSQLSTYQIMNANSVVLFEGSLEEIEQNLSK, from the coding sequence ATGAAGGTAGCAGTATTAGATAAAACCGGAAAAGACACAGGTAGAAAGGTAGAACTTTCTAAAGATGTGTTTGGAATAGAGCCTAATGATCACGCTGTGTATCTTGATGTTAAGCAGTACCTTGCAAATCAAAGACAAGGAACGCATAAAGCTAAAGAGCGTGCAGAAATTGTGGGAAGTACTCGCAAGATCAAAAAGCAAAAAGGTACGGGTACAGCTCGTGCTGGTAGTATAAAATCACCAATCTTTAAAGGTGGTGGTAGAGTATTTGGACCAAGACCAAGAAGTTATTCTTTTAAATTGAACAAAAGCTTAAAGCGTTTAGCGCGTAAATCGGCTTTAACAATGAAGGCGAATAACAAGTCAATTGTTGTGTTAGAAGACCTGCAAATGGATGCTCCAAAAACAAAAGACTTTACCGCAGTTTTAAAGAGTTTAGGACTAGAGAATAAAAAATCTTTGTTTGTGTTGGGAGAGTCAAATAATAATGTATATTTGTCGTCTCGCAATTTGAAAGGTACTGAAGTTGTAAGTAACTCACAATTAAGCACTTATCAAATTATGAATGCAAACAGTGTTGTGCTGTTTGAAGGTTCTTTGGAAGAAATTGAACAAAACTTAAGTAAATAG
- the rplW gene encoding 50S ribosomal protein L23 — translation MNILIKPIITEKATKDAEDNNRYGFVVNPKANKVEIKKAVEAAYEVSVEKVRTMNVRPDRRTRYTKTGIQTGKTNAYKKAIVQVAEGDTIDFYNNI, via the coding sequence ATGAATATCTTAATAAAACCTATTATTACGGAAAAAGCTACAAAAGATGCGGAGGATAATAACCGTTACGGATTTGTAGTGAACCCAAAGGCGAACAAGGTAGAAATCAAAAAAGCAGTAGAAGCTGCTTATGAAGTTTCTGTTGAAAAAGTTCGCACAATGAATGTCCGCCCAGATCGCCGTACTCGTTATACGAAAACCGGCATCCAAACTGGTAAAACAAATGCTTATAAGAAAGCAATTGTACAGGTGGCGGAAGGTGATACAATAGATTTTTACAATAATATTTAA
- the rplB gene encoding 50S ribosomal protein L2: protein MSVRKLKPITPGQRFRVVNGYDAITTDKPEKSLLAPIKKSGGRNSQGKMTMRYLGGGHKKRYRVIDFKRDKQGIPATVATIEYDPNRTAFIALVNYQDGEKRYVIAQNGLQVGQNIVSGDKTSPDIGNAMTLANIPLGTIISCIELRPGQGAVMARSAGAFAQLVAREGKYATVKLPSGEVRMILTTCMATIGAVSNSDHQLMVGGKAGRTRWLGRRPRTRPVVMNPVDHPMGGGEGRASGGHPRSRKGLPAKGFKTRKRTKASNKYILERRKK from the coding sequence ATGTCAGTAAGAAAATTAAAACCTATCACTCCTGGACAGCGATTTAGAGTTGTTAATGGGTATGACGCCATTACAACTGATAAGCCGGAGAAAAGTTTACTTGCTCCGATAAAAAAGTCCGGAGGTAGAAACAGTCAAGGAAAAATGACCATGCGCTATTTAGGTGGTGGTCATAAAAAAAGATATCGAGTTATCGATTTTAAACGCGACAAGCAAGGAATCCCAGCTACTGTTGCGACTATAGAATATGATCCTAACCGTACTGCATTTATTGCATTAGTTAATTACCAAGACGGTGAAAAACGATATGTGATTGCGCAAAACGGTCTTCAAGTAGGTCAAAATATCGTTTCAGGTGACAAAACTTCACCAGACATCGGTAATGCAATGACTCTTGCAAACATTCCTTTAGGTACTATTATTTCTTGTATAGAATTACGACCAGGTCAAGGAGCTGTTATGGCTCGTAGTGCTGGTGCTTTTGCTCAGTTAGTGGCAAGAGAAGGAAAATACGCTACCGTTAAATTACCTTCTGGAGAGGTACGAATGATTTTAACAACTTGTATGGCAACCATCGGTGCTGTTTCAAACAGTGATCATCAATTGATGGTGGGTGGTAAAGCCGGTAGAACAAGATGGTTAGGAAGAAGACCTCGTACAAGACCAGTAGTTATGAACCCTGTAGATCACCCAATGGGTGGTGGTGAAGGCCGTGCCTCTGGAGGTCATCCACGTTCAAGAAAAGGTCTTCCTGCAAAAGGGTTTAAAACTCGTAAGAGAACAAAGGCAAGTAATAAATACATTTTAGAACGTAGAAAGAAATAA
- the rpsS gene encoding 30S ribosomal protein S19, whose amino-acid sequence MARSLKKGPFVHYKLEQKVEQNVASNKKTVIKTWSRASMITPDFVGQTIAVHNGRQFVPVYVTENMVGHKLGEFSPTRSFRGHAGAKNKGKK is encoded by the coding sequence ATGGCAAGATCGTTAAAAAAGGGACCTTTCGTTCATTATAAATTAGAACAAAAAGTAGAACAAAATGTGGCTTCAAATAAGAAGACTGTGATCAAAACTTGGTCTCGTGCTTCAATGATTACTCCAGATTTTGTTGGTCAAACTATCGCAGTACATAATGGACGTCAATTCGTTCCTGTGTATGTTACTGAGAATATGGTAGGACATAAATTAGGCGAATTTTCACCTACAAGATCATTCCGTGGTCACGCAGGTGCAAAAAACAAAGGAAAAAAATAA
- the rplV gene encoding 50S ribosomal protein L22 — MGVRKRERAEQIKEAKKTQYFAKLNNCPTSPRKMRLVADLIRGEKVNKALNILRFSKKEASGRLEKLLLSAIANWQAKNEDTSIEDADLFIKEIRVDGGTMLKRLRPAPQGRAHRIRKRSNHVTLVLGANDNTQS, encoded by the coding sequence ATGGGAGTTCGTAAAAGAGAAAGAGCAGAGCAGATCAAGGAAGCAAAGAAAACACAGTACTTTGCTAAATTGAATAATTGCCCTACATCACCAAGAAAGATGCGTTTAGTAGCAGATTTAATCCGTGGTGAAAAGGTAAATAAAGCACTTAATATATTAAGATTTAGCAAGAAAGAAGCTTCAGGACGTTTAGAAAAACTATTGCTTTCAGCCATTGCAAATTGGCAAGCAAAAAACGAAGATACTTCAATTGAAGATGCAGATCTGTTTATAAAAGAAATACGCGTAGATGGCGGGACTATGTTAAAAAGACTTAGACCAGCACCACAAGGACGCGCACACAGAATTAGAAAACGTTCCAACCACGTAACACTGGTTTTAGGAGCTAACGATAACACACAAAGTTAA
- the rpsC gene encoding 30S ribosomal protein S3 yields the protein MGQKTNPIGNRLGIIRGWESNWYGGNDYGDKLAEDDKIRKYIHARLSKASVARVIIERTLKLVTVTITTARPGIIIGKGGQEVDKLKEELKKITGKEVQINIHEIKRPELDAHLVGASIARQIENRISYRRAIKMAIAAAMRMNAEGIKIQISGRLNGAEMARSEAYKEGRIPLSTFRADIDYALVEAQTTYGKLGVKVWIMKGEVYGKRELSPLVGLSKKGGKGAGRGGNKSRRRK from the coding sequence ATGGGACAGAAAACAAATCCAATCGGTAACCGCTTAGGTATCATTAGAGGATGGGAATCCAACTGGTACGGAGGCAATGACTATGGCGATAAATTAGCCGAAGACGATAAGATTAGAAAGTATATTCACGCTCGTTTAAGTAAAGCTAGTGTGGCTAGGGTAATCATTGAGCGTACCCTTAAGCTTGTAACCGTTACTATCACTACAGCTCGTCCAGGTATCATTATTGGTAAAGGAGGGCAAGAGGTAGACAAGCTTAAAGAAGAGCTTAAGAAAATTACCGGCAAAGAGGTACAGATCAATATCCACGAGATTAAAAGACCTGAGCTTGATGCACATTTAGTAGGAGCAAGTATCGCAAGACAAATTGAAAATAGAATTTCATACCGTCGAGCAATAAAAATGGCTATCGCTGCTGCAATGCGTATGAATGCTGAAGGAATTAAAATTCAGATCTCTGGGCGTTTAAACGGTGCTGAAATGGCACGTTCAGAAGCGTATAAAGAAGGTCGTATCCCACTTTCAACCTTTAGAGCAGACATTGATTATGCTTTAGTTGAAGCTCAAACTACCTATGGTAAATTGGGTGTTAAAGTATGGATCATGAAAGGTGAAGTTTATGGTAAAAGAGAACTTTCACCATTAGTTGGACTATCTAAAAAAGGCGGTAAAGGAGCCGGACGAGGTGGTAATAAATCACGTCGTAGAAAGTAA
- the rplP gene encoding 50S ribosomal protein L16, producing MLQPKRTKYRKQQKGRMKGNANRGHRLSNGTFGIKSLDAKFVTARQIEAARIAATRYMKREGSIWIMIFPDKPITKKPLEVRMGKGKGAVEYYAAVVKPGRIMFEVSGVPLATAKEALRLAAQKLPVRTKFVMSRDYQE from the coding sequence ATGTTACAACCTAAGAGAACAAAATACCGTAAACAACAAAAGGGTCGAATGAAAGGCAATGCCAATCGTGGACACCGCTTATCTAACGGTACCTTTGGTATTAAGTCTTTAGATGCAAAATTTGTGACAGCTCGTCAAATAGAAGCTGCCCGTATTGCTGCAACTCGTTATATGAAAAGAGAGGGTTCTATCTGGATTATGATTTTCCCAGATAAACCAATTACTAAAAAGCCTCTTGAAGTACGTATGGGTAAAGGTAAAGGTGCAGTAGAATATTATGCAGCTGTAGTAAAACCAGGTAGAATTATGTTTGAAGTTTCTGGAGTGCCTTTGGCAACAGCAAAAGAAGCGTTACGTTTGGCAGCTCAAAAGCTACCCGTAAGAACAAAATTCGTTATGTCTAGAGATTATCAAGAATAA